Proteins encoded within one genomic window of Episyrphus balteatus chromosome 1, idEpiBalt1.1, whole genome shotgun sequence:
- the LOC129913896 gene encoding dorsal-related immunity factor Dif-like isoform X1, whose amino-acid sequence MEPNDKDENNEHSGYQLSDVIDVLKMMQQSEAINGTMGGPGVQNIDPTQASTSNFNGNGMIHPQLQQQQQQPQQPQQQQQQQQQQQQSTQQQQQQSNAKKIRRNAQVIITEQPAWKSLRFRYECEGRSAGSIPGINSTPENKTFPTIEIVGYKGRAVVVVSCVTKDPPYRPHPHNLVGKEGCKKGVCTLEINSETMRAVFSNLGIQCVKKRDIEAALVAREDIRVDPFKTGFSHKNQPSSIDLNSVRLCFQVFLESDVKGRFTVPLLPVVSDPIFDKKAMSDLVICRLCSCSSTVEGGKEIILLCEKVTKEDISVRFYEEQDGNLVWEGFGDFQHTDVHKQTAITFKTPRYRTLKTNEIAKVFIQLRRPSDGAVSEPLPFDFLPLESDPAEIKRKRQKTGGDPVQHLKQQLHNQQPIEQLDGRAQQMHFLNVMPNPAIKTEPRDTSPLPYSMFNNAYRMPDQTPSPQPVSPPNPYNHNTSGTPSPYHMGAGNGNVNMMSPNHHYYGPPPTGAPGMVNGSPIDFDVYHQQQQQQLQQQQQQQQQHAGGALNQYNHMYSPTSQPAQQWQGGPSHFKQPMPNNINNLINFNLNNPLTKTAVPSAAAAASAQVNTNNNGQPWNVPPPMSIPNNNYNIDQMLANTQHNQHHQQQPALQNHHNDVVTAGQGVAGVAVATSASTNNNDAPSISSLLNIDSEQLMEFNSAELTNLSIS is encoded by the exons TTGACGTTCTCAAGATGATGCAACAAAGTGAAGCTATTAACGGAACAATGGGCGGTCCAGGAGTGCAAAATATTGATCCGACACAAGCTTCAACGTCCAACTTTAATGGCAACGGTATGATACACCCGCAGTtgcagcaacagcaacaacagccccaacaaccacaacaacaacaacagcagcaacaacaacaacagcaatccacccaacaacaacaacaacagtcaAATGCTAAAAAGATTCGACGAAATGCTCAAGTCATTATTACAGAACAACCAGCTTGGAAATCGTTACGGTTTCGTTACGAATGCGAAGGACGATCGGCTGGCTCGATACCAGGCATCAATAGTACGCCGGAAAATAAGACATTTCCGACAATTGAAATTGTTGGTTATAAAGGACGAGCGGTTGTAGTAGTGTCATGTGTAACGAAGGATCCACCATATAG ACCACATCCTCATAATTTAGTTGGTAAAGAAGGCTGTAAAAAGGGAGTTTGCACACTGGAAATCAATAGCGAAACCATGAGAGCAGTATTTAGTAATTTAGGAATACAATGTGTTAAGAAAAGAGATATCGAAGCAGCTCTGGTAGCACGTGAAGATATTCGAGTAGATCCCTTTAAAA CTGGATTCTCACATAAAAATCAACCATCAAGCATAGATTTAAATTCAGTTCGTTTATGTTTTCAAGTGTTTCTTGAAAGTGATGTAAAAGGTCGTTTCACTGTACCACTCTTACCTGTTGTTTCCGATCCAATTTTCGACAAGAAGGCAATGTCAGATTTGGTAATCTGCCGTCTTTGCAGTTGTTCGAGTACAGTTGAGGGTGGCAAAGAAATTATACTTCTTTGTGAGAAAGTTACCAAAGAAGATATTTCGGTGCGTTTCTATGAGGAACAAGATGGCAATTTAGTGTGGGAAGGTTTTGGTGATTTTCAACATACGGATGTTCATAAACAAACAGCTATTACTTTTAAAACACCACGCTATAGAACGCTAAAAACAAACGAAATAGCTAAG GTCTTCATTCAACTGCGACGACCATCGGACGGTGCTGTCAGTGAACCTCTACCATTTGACTTTCTTCCTTTAGAATCAG atccTGCTGAAATTAAACGTAAACGTCAAAAAACAGGGGGAGATCCAGTACAACATTTAAAACAACAATTACACAATCAGCAACCAATTGAGCAACTTGATGGTA GAGCGCAACAAATGCATTTTCTCAATGTTATGCCAAATCCAGCTATCAAAACGGAACCAAGAG ACACATCACCACTACCCTATTCAATGTTCAACAATGCATACAGGATGCCTGACCAAACACCATCACCCCAGCCAGTGTCCCCTCCAAATCCATACAATCACAACACAAGTGGCACTCCATCACCCTACCACATGGGTGCCGGCAATGGCAATGTCAATATGATGTCACCCAATCATCATTACTATGGTCCTCCTCCAACGGGGGCACCCGGGATGGTCAATGGTTCACCAATCGACTTCGATGTCTAccaccagcaacaacaacaacaactccagcagcagcagcaacaacagcaacagcatGCCGGTGGTGCACTGAACCAATATAACCACATGTACAGTCCAACTTCGCAACCAGCCCAACAATGGCAAGGTGGTCCTTCGCACTTTAAGCAACCCATGCCGAATAATATCAATAATCTCATCAATTTCAATCTGAATAATCCGCTAACAAAGACGGCTGTGCCGTCTGCTGCAGCAGCAGCCTCAGCTCAGgtcaacaccaacaacaatgGCCAACCCTGGAATGTTCCACCGCCGATGTCAATACCCAACAATAACTATAATATCGATCAAATGCTGGCTAATACGCAGCACAATCAGCATCACCAACAGCAACCGGCACTCCAAAATCATCACAATGACGTTGTCACTGCTGGACAGGGAGTAGCTGGTGTAGCGGTTGCTACATCTGCCTCAACAAACAATAATGATGCACCCAGCATCAGCAGTCTTCTCAATATCGATAGTGAACAGTTGATGGAATTTAACTCGGCGGAACTTACGAATTTGTCCATATCGTAA
- the LOC129913896 gene encoding dorsal-related immunity factor Dif-like isoform X2: protein MMQQSEAINGTMGGPGVQNIDPTQASTSNFNGNGMIHPQLQQQQQQPQQPQQQQQQQQQQQQSTQQQQQQSNAKKIRRNAQVIITEQPAWKSLRFRYECEGRSAGSIPGINSTPENKTFPTIEIVGYKGRAVVVVSCVTKDPPYRPHPHNLVGKEGCKKGVCTLEINSETMRAVFSNLGIQCVKKRDIEAALVAREDIRVDPFKTGFSHKNQPSSIDLNSVRLCFQVFLESDVKGRFTVPLLPVVSDPIFDKKAMSDLVICRLCSCSSTVEGGKEIILLCEKVTKEDISVRFYEEQDGNLVWEGFGDFQHTDVHKQTAITFKTPRYRTLKTNEIAKVFIQLRRPSDGAVSEPLPFDFLPLESDPAEIKRKRQKTGGDPVQHLKQQLHNQQPIEQLDGRAQQMHFLNVMPNPAIKTEPRDTSPLPYSMFNNAYRMPDQTPSPQPVSPPNPYNHNTSGTPSPYHMGAGNGNVNMMSPNHHYYGPPPTGAPGMVNGSPIDFDVYHQQQQQQLQQQQQQQQQHAGGALNQYNHMYSPTSQPAQQWQGGPSHFKQPMPNNINNLINFNLNNPLTKTAVPSAAAAASAQVNTNNNGQPWNVPPPMSIPNNNYNIDQMLANTQHNQHHQQQPALQNHHNDVVTAGQGVAGVAVATSASTNNNDAPSISSLLNIDSEQLMEFNSAELTNLSIS from the exons ATGATGCAACAAAGTGAAGCTATTAACGGAACAATGGGCGGTCCAGGAGTGCAAAATATTGATCCGACACAAGCTTCAACGTCCAACTTTAATGGCAACGGTATGATACACCCGCAGTtgcagcaacagcaacaacagccccaacaaccacaacaacaacaacagcagcaacaacaacaacagcaatccacccaacaacaacaacaacagtcaAATGCTAAAAAGATTCGACGAAATGCTCAAGTCATTATTACAGAACAACCAGCTTGGAAATCGTTACGGTTTCGTTACGAATGCGAAGGACGATCGGCTGGCTCGATACCAGGCATCAATAGTACGCCGGAAAATAAGACATTTCCGACAATTGAAATTGTTGGTTATAAAGGACGAGCGGTTGTAGTAGTGTCATGTGTAACGAAGGATCCACCATATAG ACCACATCCTCATAATTTAGTTGGTAAAGAAGGCTGTAAAAAGGGAGTTTGCACACTGGAAATCAATAGCGAAACCATGAGAGCAGTATTTAGTAATTTAGGAATACAATGTGTTAAGAAAAGAGATATCGAAGCAGCTCTGGTAGCACGTGAAGATATTCGAGTAGATCCCTTTAAAA CTGGATTCTCACATAAAAATCAACCATCAAGCATAGATTTAAATTCAGTTCGTTTATGTTTTCAAGTGTTTCTTGAAAGTGATGTAAAAGGTCGTTTCACTGTACCACTCTTACCTGTTGTTTCCGATCCAATTTTCGACAAGAAGGCAATGTCAGATTTGGTAATCTGCCGTCTTTGCAGTTGTTCGAGTACAGTTGAGGGTGGCAAAGAAATTATACTTCTTTGTGAGAAAGTTACCAAAGAAGATATTTCGGTGCGTTTCTATGAGGAACAAGATGGCAATTTAGTGTGGGAAGGTTTTGGTGATTTTCAACATACGGATGTTCATAAACAAACAGCTATTACTTTTAAAACACCACGCTATAGAACGCTAAAAACAAACGAAATAGCTAAG GTCTTCATTCAACTGCGACGACCATCGGACGGTGCTGTCAGTGAACCTCTACCATTTGACTTTCTTCCTTTAGAATCAG atccTGCTGAAATTAAACGTAAACGTCAAAAAACAGGGGGAGATCCAGTACAACATTTAAAACAACAATTACACAATCAGCAACCAATTGAGCAACTTGATGGTA GAGCGCAACAAATGCATTTTCTCAATGTTATGCCAAATCCAGCTATCAAAACGGAACCAAGAG ACACATCACCACTACCCTATTCAATGTTCAACAATGCATACAGGATGCCTGACCAAACACCATCACCCCAGCCAGTGTCCCCTCCAAATCCATACAATCACAACACAAGTGGCACTCCATCACCCTACCACATGGGTGCCGGCAATGGCAATGTCAATATGATGTCACCCAATCATCATTACTATGGTCCTCCTCCAACGGGGGCACCCGGGATGGTCAATGGTTCACCAATCGACTTCGATGTCTAccaccagcaacaacaacaacaactccagcagcagcagcaacaacagcaacagcatGCCGGTGGTGCACTGAACCAATATAACCACATGTACAGTCCAACTTCGCAACCAGCCCAACAATGGCAAGGTGGTCCTTCGCACTTTAAGCAACCCATGCCGAATAATATCAATAATCTCATCAATTTCAATCTGAATAATCCGCTAACAAAGACGGCTGTGCCGTCTGCTGCAGCAGCAGCCTCAGCTCAGgtcaacaccaacaacaatgGCCAACCCTGGAATGTTCCACCGCCGATGTCAATACCCAACAATAACTATAATATCGATCAAATGCTGGCTAATACGCAGCACAATCAGCATCACCAACAGCAACCGGCACTCCAAAATCATCACAATGACGTTGTCACTGCTGGACAGGGAGTAGCTGGTGTAGCGGTTGCTACATCTGCCTCAACAAACAATAATGATGCACCCAGCATCAGCAGTCTTCTCAATATCGATAGTGAACAGTTGATGGAATTTAACTCGGCGGAACTTACGAATTTGTCCATATCGTAA
- the LOC129913915 gene encoding embryonic polarity protein dorsal-like, with translation MNVFQQILNEDKAALLAAKQAIPSYTEVGCQSDVINLDTPTEEDHTKSFETTDDEESAKRRMEKEVDSIIDEKLKEMELEVREPVREPEPEPEPQQRYQSVQTQTQDSMEDVVDVSIQEDISEPRKLTTNDKITDWLKSNDEFERTDESESPPVNGHITARTISTVVTSEEDKTLNDLLDHSEELEEIYSENKLRIETFNNTLINELASSSVDGSLTKSSISKMEVEESFDDAATYTSLEMAFKNPFPMAGGMSNLLDGLIAPQQASANNYDPVEIIVNPPAPMLNMPSPTANRLSFVGDENCPPLPPKRIRKQDLPISPPARSSPTSPARPPSQIIIMKTPDQSPPTKRLPPTPNNSNMSRQKKPGFFSKLFSRRKSKSDLSQTSSSPGSKTASPMGSREPSLAHFSLNDINRSSVRSLKSIQPSSISASNSPTNGAKPGRTVGGKPVGRSVSSVSGKRPHLTAEVIHIPLKGDSSNSLPMHEAYSDASTVTLSNMLDRKTVSAMQLVDIPINDGNMELVAIADRQSLKNLCEGQYGVALHPDVDLTEAEHFALYTSVPPNATMSEFDETSCYYAPVDAGEILTPEEVAKRLTEANKIN, from the coding sequence ATGAATGTATTTCAGCAAATACTCAATGAAGATAAGGCAGCCCTATTGGCTGCCAAACAAGCAATACCTTCATACACGGAAGTAGGTTGTCAAAGTGACGTTATTAATTTAGATACCCCAACCGAAGAAGACCATACAAAATCATTTGAAACGACAGATGATGAAGAATCGGCAAAACGACGCATGGAAAAAGAAGTCGATAGTATAATTGATGAAAAGCTTAAAGAAATGGAACTTGAAGTGCGCGAGCCAGTACGTGAACCAGAACCGGAGCCAGAACCACAACAACGTTATCAAAGTGTTCAAACACAAACTCAAGATTCAATGGAGGACGTCGTAGATGTATCGATTCAAGAAGACATTTCAGAACCGCGAAAATTGACAACTAATGACAAAATTACCGATTGGCTTAAGTCAAATGATGAATTTGAACGAACCGATGAAAGTGAATCTCCTCCGGTCAATGGTCACATTACAGCTCGCACAATATCAACTGTCGTAACTTCGGAAGAAGATAAAACCTTAAATGATTTACTTGATCATTCTGAAGAGTTGGAAGAAATTTACAGCGAAAATAAGCTTAGAATTGAAACTTTTAATAATACACTGATAAATGAGTTGGCAAGTTCTTCGGTCGATGGAAGTTTGACAAAAAGTTCCATTTCGAAAATGGAAGTTGAAGAGAGTTTCGATGATGCCGCAACATATACAAGTCTTGAGATGGCATTTAAAAATCCCTTTCCCATGGCTGGTGGTATGTCAAATCTACTTGATGGTCTAATAGCTCCACAGCAGGCATCAGCTAATAATTATGATCCTGTTGAAATAATTGTAAACCCTCCAGCACCAATGCTTAATATGCCATCACCTACTGCAAACCGTTTGAGTTTTGTTGGTGATGAGAATTGTCCCCCACTTCCACCAAAACGTATACGTAAACAAGATCTACCAATTAGCCCACCTGCTCGAAGCAGTCCAACATCTCCAGCAAGACCTCCATCACAGATTATTATTATGAAGACTCCTGATCAATCGCCACCAACGAAAAGATTGCCACCTACCCCGAATAACAGTAATATGTCACGGCAGAAAAAGCCTGGTTTCTTTTCAAAGCTATTCTCTCGGCGAAAGAGTAAGTCCGATCTATCTCAGACTTCATCATCTCCAGGCTCAAAAACTGCAAGTCCAATGGGATCTCGCGAACCTAGCTTAGCTCATTTTTCACTTAACGACATAAACCGATCATCAGTTCGTTCTTTGAAATCAATTCAACCATCTAGTATATCGGCATCGAACAGTCCTACAAACGGTGCTAAACCTGGACGAACCGTTGGTGGCAAACCGGTTGGTAGAAGTGTGAGTAGTGTGTCTGGTAAGAGACCCCATCTCACAGCCGAGGTTATACACATCCCACTCAAAGGTGACTCATCGAATAGTCTGCCCATGCATGAAGCCTACTCTGATGCAAGCACTGTGACGTTAAGTAATATGCTTGACAGAAAAACTGTCAGTGCCATGCAACTGGTTGACATTCCGATCAATGATGGTAATATGGAATTAGTTGCCATTGCTGATCGGCAAAGTTTGAAAAATCTTTGTGAAGGTCAATATGGAGTGGCACTTCATCCGGATGTTGATTTGACAGAAGCTGAACATTTTGCTTTGTACACGAGTGTACCACCGAATGCAACAATGAGTGAATTTGATGAAACGTCATGTTATTATGCGCCAGTTGATGCTGGAGAAATTTTAACACCCGAAGAGGTTGCAAAACGACTTACCGAAGCGAATAAAATTAACTGA